A stretch of Desulfurivibrio alkaliphilus AHT 2 DNA encodes these proteins:
- a CDS encoding CBS domain-containing protein: MQLAKDIMTAEVITVSPDLPVEKLASLLWERRISGAPVVDEQGELVGVVTESDLIDQAKKLHIPTAIAVLEAVIYLERGRKVEEELNKMAGSTVKDICTTKPATVAPDTPLDEIATVMAEKHLHTLPVMDRGKLVGVVGKADVIRALINK; this comes from the coding sequence ATGCAACTTGCCAAGGACATCATGACCGCCGAGGTGATTACCGTCAGCCCCGATCTGCCGGTGGAGAAACTGGCTTCCCTGCTATGGGAACGTAGGATCAGCGGAGCTCCGGTGGTGGATGAGCAGGGTGAGCTGGTGGGGGTGGTAACTGAAAGCGACCTGATCGATCAGGCCAAAAAACTGCATATTCCCACCGCCATCGCCGTGCTGGAAGCGGTGATCTACCTGGAACGGGGGCGTAAGGTGGAGGAAGAACTGAATAAAATGGCCGGCAGCACGGTAAAAGACATTTGCACCACCAAACCCGCCACCGTAGCCCCCGATACGCCTTTGGATGAAATCGCCACCGTTATGGCTGAAAAGCATCTGCATACCCTGCCGGTAATGGATCGCGGCAAGCTGGTGGGGGTGGTGGGCAAGGCCGATGTCATCCGGGCCCTGATCAACAAATAA
- the pabB gene encoding aminodeoxychorismate synthase component I yields MHQQHTAGRPGRTFSDQQLDQLLGLLEDEENFVFLESARLSAENRRSLLFARPLKMLTLRPGTSAADFLAALEAELQQGHYLAGWFAYEFGYLLEPRLQRLLTAQPAPLAVLGVYAAPLVYDHERGSWDDRDPAAVLAKKLPVTGAEQPLPSQRDPGLVTEALQRALPGAEYRRNVRRIKEYIAAGDTYQVNYTFKQQLPCRGSAAALYCALRRNQRVSYAALLNLAGEHIISLSPELFLRRQGDYCTVRPMKGTSRRGLTPEEDARWAAELPADRKNRSENVMIVDLLRNDLGRICRPGTVETLELFTLESYETLYQLTSTIRGELKADTGLAELFKALFPCGSVTGAPKIRTMEIIHELEQAPRGVYTGAIGFISPEQEMVFNVPIRTVTLDRGVAEMGIGSGVVYDSDPEQEWRECKLKGNFLSRPTPPFVLIETMLWQPDQGYRLLELHLQRLLASAQRLAFEADPEEIRRLLAAHGNGFTAAALGPQRVRLTLAKDGTLALSHAPFAGHPCFSWQELVEAENQTTAAGDGPKLPTAVIAPAAIDPDQPLLYHKTSQRDIYDRHREAALAAGHCEALFVNTRGELTEGAVSNLFIRHQGRLLTPPVSAGLLNGVLRRHLLTQPRPRLQEQNLRPADLATAEAVFIGNSLRGLTRIRVVEE; encoded by the coding sequence ATGCACCAACAGCACACCGCAGGCCGGCCCGGCCGGACCTTTAGCGACCAACAACTTGACCAACTGCTGGGTTTGCTGGAAGACGAAGAAAACTTCGTTTTCCTGGAAAGCGCCCGCTTATCGGCGGAGAACCGCCGTTCGCTGCTCTTTGCCCGGCCCCTGAAGATGTTGACCTTACGTCCCGGAACTTCTGCGGCGGATTTTCTGGCCGCCCTGGAAGCGGAACTGCAGCAGGGTCATTACCTGGCCGGCTGGTTTGCCTACGAATTCGGTTACCTGCTGGAACCCAGACTGCAACGGCTGCTGACGGCCCAACCGGCCCCGCTGGCGGTGCTGGGGGTCTATGCCGCCCCTCTGGTTTATGACCACGAGCGAGGCAGCTGGGACGATCGCGACCCGGCTGCGGTGCTGGCAAAAAAACTGCCGGTCACCGGGGCCGAACAGCCCCTTCCCTCGCAACGTGATCCCGGCCTGGTAACCGAGGCGCTGCAGCGGGCCTTGCCCGGGGCGGAATACCGGCGCAATGTCCGGCGGATCAAGGAATATATCGCCGCCGGTGATACCTACCAGGTTAACTACACCTTTAAACAGCAGTTACCCTGCCGGGGTTCCGCCGCCGCCCTTTACTGCGCCCTGCGCCGCAACCAGCGGGTCTCTTACGCCGCTTTGCTCAACCTGGCCGGGGAGCACATCATTTCCTTGTCGCCGGAACTTTTTCTGCGCCGGCAAGGTGATTACTGCACGGTCCGCCCCATGAAGGGCACCAGCCGCCGGGGCCTTACCCCGGAGGAAGACGCCCGCTGGGCGGCGGAACTGCCGGCGGACCGGAAGAATCGCAGCGAAAATGTGATGATCGTCGACCTGCTGCGCAACGACCTGGGCCGAATCTGCCGCCCCGGCACCGTTGAGACCCTGGAGCTGTTTACCCTGGAGAGCTACGAAACCCTGTACCAGTTGACCTCCACCATCCGGGGCGAACTAAAGGCCGACACCGGCCTGGCGGAGCTGTTTAAGGCCCTGTTCCCCTGCGGCTCGGTTACCGGCGCCCCGAAGATCAGGACCATGGAGATCATCCATGAGCTGGAGCAGGCCCCCCGCGGCGTTTACACCGGCGCCATCGGTTTTATCAGCCCGGAGCAGGAGATGGTGTTCAACGTCCCCATCCGTACCGTTACCTTGGACCGGGGGGTGGCCGAAATGGGGATCGGCTCCGGGGTGGTCTACGACTCGGACCCGGAGCAGGAGTGGCGGGAGTGCAAACTGAAAGGCAATTTTTTAAGCCGGCCGACGCCCCCTTTTGTGCTCATCGAAACCATGCTCTGGCAGCCCGATCAGGGCTATCGCCTGCTGGAACTGCACTTGCAGAGGTTGCTGGCTTCCGCCCAGCGACTGGCTTTTGAGGCCGACCCGGAAGAAATCCGGCGGCTGCTGGCGGCCCATGGTAACGGCTTTACCGCCGCAGCCCTGGGCCCGCAAAGGGTGCGGCTGACCCTGGCCAAGGACGGCACCCTGGCGTTGAGCCACGCCCCCTTTGCCGGCCACCCCTGCTTCAGTTGGCAGGAGCTGGTCGAGGCCGAAAACCAAACAACGGCGGCGGGCGACGGGCCCAAATTACCCACCGCGGTCATTGCCCCGGCGGCCATTGACCCGGACCAGCCCCTGCTCTATCACAAGACCAGCCAGCGGGATATTTATGACCGGCACCGGGAGGCGGCCCTGGCGGCCGGGCACTGTGAAGCGCTTTTTGTCAATACCCGGGGGGAGTTGACGGAAGGTGCGGTGAGCAATCTCTTTATCCGCCACCAAGGCCGGCTGCTGACCCCGCCGGTGAGTGCCGGCCTGCTGAACGGCGTACTGCGCCGCCACCTGCTGACCCAGCCCCGGCCCCGGCTGCAGGAGCAAAACCTGCGGCCGGCGGACCTGGCAACCGCGGAGGCGGTATTTATCGGCAATTCCCTGCGCGGTCTGACCAGGATCCGGGTGGTCGAGGAATGA
- a CDS encoding CBS and ACT domain-containing protein, protein MLIEDWMAKNVLTVDENTSLMRATRIMKENNIRRLPVVSHGKLIGIVTDRDVKDASPSKTATLDIHELYYLLSEMKVKDVMTASPLTLKGKDSLELAAVIMLEDKISGLPVVDESGRLTGLLSETDLLRAFVRSTGIKDGSRRYVFDLPDAAGSVTRVMESLRQYDARVISILTSFEDAPEGQKRVSIRITMDDAARAEELHQDLLAKFTVVDFGIDDIKNRPRKKQS, encoded by the coding sequence ATGCTGATTGAAGACTGGATGGCCAAGAACGTTCTTACCGTGGATGAAAACACTTCTCTGATGCGGGCGACCCGGATAATGAAGGAAAACAACATCCGTCGCCTGCCGGTGGTGTCCCACGGCAAACTGATCGGCATTGTCACCGATCGCGACGTTAAGGACGCTTCGCCGTCCAAAACCGCCACCCTGGATATCCACGAACTCTATTACCTGCTCTCCGAGATGAAGGTCAAGGATGTGATGACCGCCTCTCCCCTGACCCTCAAAGGCAAGGACAGCCTGGAACTGGCGGCGGTGATCATGCTGGAAGACAAGATCTCCGGCCTGCCGGTGGTGGATGAAAGCGGCCGGCTGACCGGCCTGCTCAGCGAGACGGACCTTTTGCGGGCCTTTGTTCGCAGCACCGGCATCAAAGATGGCTCCCGCCGCTATGTTTTCGATTTGCCCGACGCCGCCGGTTCGGTCACCAGGGTCATGGAGAGCCTGCGCCAGTATGACGCCCGGGTGATCAGTATCCTGACCTCGTTTGAAGACGCTCCCGAAGGCCAGAAGCGGGTGTCCATCCGGATTACCATGGACGATGCGGCCCGGGCCGAGGAACTGCACCAGGATCTGCTGGCCAAATTTACGGTGGTTGATTTCGGGATCGACGATATCAAAAACCGTCCCCGCAAAAAGCAGTCCTGA
- a CDS encoding penicillin-binding protein 1A, translating into MATKRTSKQQTRIWRQTQLSLFLLFIAGGLTGLLGSVLFVHITLDLPDIGSLDSYQPAQTTLIYDHQGVVVDRVFTENRIVVPLDKLPEQLPQAFIAAEDARFYDHSGVDGWSIVRALVHNLRAGERRQGGSTITQQVARALLLSREKTYIRKIREAILAYRIDQKLNKDEILHIYLNHIYLGSGAYGVEAAAWTYFGKPARELNLAETALLAGLPQAPSRYTPFRDYTAAKRRQAYVLNRMAEEAYITPTAARRAYLHPLLWASPRQNGQENSYFLQQVRNQIEQTYGRNMLYNGGLRVYTGLDQELQQRAAAAVTLGVQNWERRQRRAAAQQEQPQAALLAMETGSGLVRAVSGGTDFSVSQFNRATQARRQPGSAFKPIIYAAALDHGMTPASVIIDEPLRLPGADRGRVWEPKNFSNRFYGPTTLRDGLVYSRNILSVKIMQEIGLAPVVKLARQMGISSPLSNNLSLALGSAEISVMELTAAYGALANGGVYHAPVFIKSVRDSNGRVLEQANLKGQRALDERTAYQVTRLLEGVVREGTGRSVAAIGLPVAGKTGTTDRYMDAWFIGYSPELVTGVWMGFDRARPLGRNESGARAAAPIWLHFMQGAKAQLAGKEFPRPPGIVLVPIDHAVGHFEEETPNRVSLEAFRIDNLPPALLSPAPAAETPRLKKLQEMPAEG; encoded by the coding sequence GTGGCAACTAAGCGGACCAGTAAACAACAAACGCGCATCTGGCGGCAAACCCAGCTCTCGCTCTTTTTGCTCTTTATCGCCGGCGGCCTCACGGGCCTGCTCGGGTCGGTGCTGTTTGTCCACATTACCCTGGATCTGCCGGACATCGGTTCGCTGGACAGCTACCAACCGGCTCAGACCACCCTGATCTATGATCATCAGGGGGTGGTGGTGGACCGGGTTTTTACCGAAAACCGCATTGTCGTCCCCCTGGATAAACTCCCGGAACAGCTCCCCCAGGCTTTCATCGCCGCCGAAGACGCCCGTTTTTATGACCACAGCGGGGTGGACGGCTGGTCCATTGTGCGGGCCCTGGTTCACAACCTGCGGGCCGGTGAGCGCCGTCAGGGCGGCAGCACCATCACCCAGCAGGTGGCCCGGGCCTTGCTGCTCAGCAGGGAAAAGACATATATCCGTAAAATACGCGAAGCGATTCTTGCTTACCGCATTGACCAGAAACTAAACAAAGACGAAATTCTTCATATTTATCTTAACCACATTTATCTCGGCAGCGGCGCTTACGGGGTGGAAGCGGCCGCCTGGACCTATTTCGGCAAACCCGCCCGGGAGCTCAATCTGGCGGAAACAGCCTTGCTGGCCGGGCTACCCCAGGCACCCAGCCGCTATACCCCCTTCCGGGATTATACCGCCGCCAAACGCCGCCAGGCTTATGTTTTGAACCGGATGGCGGAAGAGGCCTACATAACCCCCACCGCCGCCCGACGGGCCTACCTGCATCCCCTGCTGTGGGCCTCTCCCCGGCAAAATGGCCAGGAAAACAGCTACTTTCTCCAGCAGGTCAGAAACCAAATTGAACAGACCTACGGGCGGAACATGCTATACAACGGCGGGCTGCGGGTTTACACCGGCCTGGACCAGGAACTGCAGCAGCGGGCGGCGGCGGCGGTTACCTTGGGCGTGCAAAACTGGGAACGTCGGCAGCGCCGAGCCGCCGCCCAGCAGGAGCAGCCCCAGGCAGCGCTGCTGGCCATGGAAACCGGCAGCGGGCTGGTTCGAGCGGTGAGCGGCGGCACCGATTTCTCCGTCAGCCAGTTTAACCGGGCCACCCAGGCTCGCCGCCAACCCGGCTCGGCCTTCAAGCCCATCATTTATGCCGCCGCCCTGGACCATGGGATGACGCCGGCCAGCGTTATTATTGATGAGCCGCTGCGCCTGCCCGGAGCGGACCGCGGCCGGGTCTGGGAACCGAAAAACTTCAGCAACCGCTTTTACGGGCCCACCACCCTGCGGGACGGCCTGGTATACTCGCGCAATATTCTCTCGGTTAAAATCATGCAGGAAATAGGGCTGGCGCCGGTGGTAAAACTGGCCCGGCAAATGGGGATCAGCAGCCCGCTGAGCAACAACCTGTCGCTGGCTCTGGGGTCGGCGGAAATTTCCGTCATGGAGCTCACGGCGGCTTACGGGGCGCTGGCCAATGGCGGGGTTTATCACGCACCGGTCTTCATCAAAAGTGTCCGGGACAGCAACGGCCGGGTTCTGGAACAGGCCAACCTGAAAGGCCAGCGGGCGCTGGATGAACGCACCGCCTACCAGGTCACCAGGCTGCTGGAAGGGGTGGTCAGGGAGGGAACCGGCCGCAGCGTGGCGGCCATCGGCCTGCCGGTGGCCGGCAAAACCGGCACCACCGACCGTTATATGGACGCCTGGTTCATCGGTTACAGCCCGGAACTGGTGACCGGCGTCTGGATGGGCTTCGACCGGGCCCGCCCCTTGGGTCGCAACGAAAGCGGAGCCCGGGCCGCCGCCCCGATCTGGCTGCACTTCATGCAGGGGGCCAAAGCGCAACTGGCGGGCAAGGAGTTTCCCCGCCCGCCCGGAATCGTGCTGGTGCCGATTGACCATGCGGTGGGCCATTTTGAAGAAGAAACGCCGAATCGCGTTTCCCTGGAGGCCTTTCGTATCGACAACCTGCCCCCCGCCCTGCTCTCTCCAGCACCGGCAGCGGAAACCCCGCGCCTAAAAAAGCTGCAGGAAATGCCGGCGGAAGGTTAG
- a CDS encoding c(7)-type cytochrome triheme domain-containing protein → MKLTATIITILAALAFVGTAIASMPGNTSEFEGGPMGKVVFSGQIHADAGLSCGDCHTGIFQMKREVKITMADHNSGNLCFSCHQEGGKAFASNDCARCHQK, encoded by the coding sequence ATGAAACTTACTGCCACCATTATCACCATTCTGGCCGCCCTGGCTTTCGTTGGTACCGCCATTGCGTCCATGCCCGGTAACACCTCAGAGTTTGAAGGCGGCCCCATGGGTAAGGTCGTATTCAGCGGCCAGATTCACGCCGACGCCGGCTTGAGCTGCGGCGATTGCCACACCGGTATTTTCCAGATGAAGCGCGAAGTTAAAATCACCATGGCCGACCACAACAGCGGCAACTTGTGCTTCTCCTGCCACCAGGAAGGCGGCAAGGCTTTCGCCAGCAACGACTGCGCCCGCTGTCACCAAAAGTAA